One Ranitomeya imitator isolate aRanImi1 chromosome 1, aRanImi1.pri, whole genome shotgun sequence DNA window includes the following coding sequences:
- the LOC138657271 gene encoding forkhead box protein I1c-like yields the protein MNSIHLPAHPRSTSLHQTHPKSAQETTDMAVYCENFTMYHQQNLHSTPRAANYGIGDYSPSTNPYLWFNGPGVNNTPSYLHGSNQNSYIPPSYGSQRQFRPNSSSFSGTDLGWLSIASQEELLKLVRPPYSYSALIAMAIQNAPEKKLTLSQIYQYVADNFPFYKKSKAGWQNSIRHNLSLNDCFKKVPRDEDDPGKGNYWTLDPNCEKMFDNGNFRRKRKRRSESNNTDTVTAKGEEGRAALGRKSGDSPSMMTPSSPEVEASSEDRKSTSPPGITSTPCLNNFFSSMTSSLDSSSVNRQMSLGLVNELSQRNITGLSSFSSGSMMEPSADLQDTLHLSRGPYYNSFTASNPSSQFNSHFYNNFSVNSLIYSREGSEV from the exons ATGAACTCGATTCATCTTCCAGCTCATCCGAGATCTACAAGCCTTCATCAGACTCATCCAAAAAGTGCCCAGGAGACAACAGACATGGCAGTATACTGTGAAAACTTCACCATGTACCACCAGCAGAACTTACATTCAACGCCAAGGGCGGCCAACTACGGAATTGGGGACTATTCACCTTCAACCAACCCCTACTTGTGGTTTAACGGGCCAGGAGTCAACAATACGCCCAGTTATCTTCATGGAAGTAACCAGAACTCATACATACCACCTTCGTATGGATCTCAGAGACAATTCCGACCAAATTCGTCAAGTTTCAGTGGGACGGATCTTGGTTGGTTATCCATAGCTTCTCAGGAGGAACTTCTGAAGTTAGTGAGGCCTCCATATTCTTACTCGGCTCTTATAGCTATGGCCATACAAAACGCTCCGGAAAAGAAGCTAACCCTGAGCCAGATTTATCAGTATGTGGCGGACAATTTTCCTTTCTATAAGAAGAGTAAAGCAGGATGGCAAAATTCTATTCGACACAACTTGTCTCTGAACGACTGTTTTAAGAAAGTGCCAAGAGATGAGGATGACCCAG GCAAAGGCAATTACTGGACCTTGGATCCTAACTGTGAGAAAatgtttgacaacgggaactttcgcCGGAAAAGAAAGCGCAGATCAGAATCCAACAACACTGACACTGTCACGGCTAAGGGTGAAGAAGGTCGGGCAGCTCTAGGGAGGAAAAGTGGGGATAGCCCATCTATGATGACCCCATCGTCCCCCGAGGTGGAAGCCTCCTCAGAAGATCGGAAGAGCACATCTCCCCCAGGAATCACCTCCACCCCTTGTTTGAATAACTTTTTTAGCAGTATGACCTCCTCCTTGGACTCCAGCTCAGTGAACAGGCAGATGTCTCTGGGCTTGGTCAACGAACTCTCCCAGAGGAACATCACTGGATTAAGCAGCTTCTCCTCAGGCTCCATGATGGAACCATCTGCAGATTTGCAGGACACTTTACACCTCAGCAGAGGCCCCTATTATAATTCTTTCACCGCCTCCAATCCAAGCAGTCAGTTCAACAGCCATTTTTACAACAATTTCAGTGTCAACAGCCTCATCTACTCCAGAGAAGGCAGCGAAGTGTAG